TGACCAAGTTCGAACTATTTCAGCTTGGTCATTTTCTCGACTTCTTTCAGCGTTTGCTTAATCGGTTCATAATCAAGGAACCACAACAAATTAAAATTACGCTGCCGATGTTGCTGAGCCAGCAAATCAATCACACTGCGCTCACCACGTCCAACCAAATGCTGCTGATAAAAATAGTACAGTAATAACACGGTACTCATCAGCATCACGCCCAGCATAATCCAGAAGCCCACAGGGGATTTTAATCCGGGAATAAACTCAAAGTTCATTCCATAGACCCCAGTCAGCAACGTTAAAGGCGCAAATACGGCCGTGATAATAGCCAAGATACGCATGTTTTCATTGGTTTGGTTGGCAATCGCAGAAAAGTGTAAATCGATGGCCGACTGAATCGCGCTCCTTAACCGCAAGGTATGCTTCTGTACCCGCTCAACATGGCTCATCAGGTCATTCAAACGCACCAACAGAATATCTTGTGCCTTGTGCTTATGCTCACCCACCACATGATGATAATTATCGACCAGTTCATCTCTAAACTCCTGCAAGGTCTCAATCTGTTCTTCGCATAAGTTTTCGATTTGTTGAAAGGCCATATCTTCATGGAACAATTGATGCCATTGTTTAAAACGGCGATTACCCTGTAATAACTGCTGCTGCCAATATTCAACACGACGTGTCAAAGGCGTACGCAAATTCAGATAACCATCAATCATGCTATTCAGTAGGCGCAGACATAAATCAGCAGATGTGCCCGCTAATTTACGCGGTTTATTTTGTTCAATGATCGGACGACCCATAATGGTCTGGATACGTTGAATATAACTTTCTACCGCTTTATTGCCCTGCTCACGGACACTCACCAGTATGTTGGGTGTCAAAATAAAACTCATCGGTGTCGTGGCCAATCCAAACACACTTTCATGGCTTTCTGAAGCATTCTCATTTGCCAAAATCTGGTCATCTGGGCTAATCAGTTTGCGGAACACCAACAGGTCATATTCCTCCACTGTATCAAATGCACAAGGGTGTTCAATATTGAGTAAGTCCCGCAAATGAAATTCATTCAGTACCAGTCCTGTATGCTCATAAATATTTTTCTGCCAAGCCTCGGTATGATTCACAAGATCTTGTCTAAGACTATCCACCCATAAAAATTCAAGCGTATGTTCTGTTTGTTGTTCCGCACTGATAAAAATCGTATTTTCACTGTTATGACGATAAAAATAATAAAGTTGCATAGGACAATAGAAATTAGAATGGCAAGAGAAATGCTGCCACGAAGCCAGATAAAAAGCTACGGCTATTACAGGACTGAAACGACATCCAATAAAAAAGCCTCACATGCAAGGCATAGAGGCTTTTTCTCATCTCAGCAAGATTACATTTCTGTTTTCTCAACCACACCATATTTAAGGGCTTGATCAAGTTGCTCTTTATCCAAGGCATTATCCCATTTTGCCACCACGATTGTGGCACAAGCATTCCCCACCAAATTGGTTAATGCACGGCATTCTGACATGAAACGGTCAATACCAAGGATCAATGCCATACCTGCGACTGGAATCGCAGGAACAACCGAAAGAGTTGCTGCCAAGGTAATAAAGCCTGCGCCAGTAATCCCCGCCGCGCCCTTAGAACTCAGCATCGCAACCAATAAAATCGTGATCTGCTGTGTCAGTGTCAATTCAATATTACAGGCCTGAGCAATAAACAAAGCTGCCAAGGTCATATAAATATTCGTCCCATCGAGGTTAAATGAATAACCTGTTGGAATCACCAGACCCACCACTGACTTTTCACAGCCAGCCTTTTCCATTTTCGCCATCAATGACGGTAATGCTGCTTCTGATGAACTTGTCCCAAGCACCAACCAGAGTTCGTCCTTAATATAACGAATCAGGTCAATAATCGAGAAGCCGTTATAACGCGCAACAGCACCCAAAATCACAATAACAAACAGTAAAGCGGTAATATAGAAGGTCGCAATCAATAACATCAAATTACCAATTGAACTGATCCCATAAGCACCAATGGTAAAAGCCATCGCACCGAATGCACCGATCGGCGCAAACTTCATCAGCATTCCAACCAAGGTAAATACTGGCGTGGTGAGCTGCTGTAGAAAATCAGTGACTGGACGACCTAAATCACCTGATTTTGCCAAAGCCAAACCAAATAACACAGCCACAAAAAGCACTTGAAGAATCTGACCTGATACAAATGGACTGACCAACGTATCTGGAATGATATTCATCAAGAAGCCGGTAATGGTTGACTCATGAGCTTTGGCGGCATATTCGTCTACTTTGGTGCTGTGCAAGGTACTTGGATCAATATTTAATCCATGCCCAGGCTCAATCACATTCCCGACAATCAGACCGACAATCAAAGCCAAGGTCGAGAAAGTCAGGAAGTAAATCATTGCCTTCCCGGTGACTCGTCCAACGCTGCCAATATTTTTCATCCCCGCAATCCCGGTCACAACCGTCAGGAAAATCACAGGGGCAATGATCATTTTCACCATTTTAATGAAGGCTTCGCCAAGCGGCTTTAAGCTTTCACCGAATTCAGGAAAAAAATGACCCAACAAGATCCCCGCGACAATGGCGAAGATCACTTGGACATAGAGAATTTGATAAAACTTTGGTTTCTTTGGAGGTTGTTGGTCATCTTGACCTGTGGCGACATGATCGACAAGCATGTGCAATATTCCTTCATATTGGGAGAAAAAATAGACTTCCGACTGTCTATCTAAAACCACATAAACGCAGGCAGGCACGGAAATTTGGGGAATTCTACGTTAATTGCAGCACAGACAATTGGCAGCTTAGACTAATGTCTAATATAAAAGACATTTATGTTCATAATTTCTACAATTTATAACCCAAATACTTAAAAATTATATTTCGAGTAATCATTGGGTTAATAAAAAAAGCGCATTGTTTACACAATGCGCTTTTTTAAAGCTAAAAGCTTACTCGCCTTAAGCTTGCTCGATATCTTTCATTGTCAACTTGATACGACCACGGTTATCAACATCGGCAACTTGTACTTTAACATCCTGACCTTCTTTCAATACGTCAGTCACATTGGCAATACGCTCATTTGAGATTTGCGAAATGTGAAGTAAACCGTCAGTACCCGGCAAGATATTCACGAACGCACCAAATTCAACGATACGAATCACTTTACCGACATAGATGGTACCTGGTTCAACTTCTGCAGTGAGTGCCTGGATTTTTGCAATCGCAGCTTTCGCAGCAGCTTTAGTTTCACCAAACACACGTACTGTACCATTGTCTTCGATATCAATCGCAGCTTTGGTTTCTTCAGTAATCGCACGGATAGTTGCACCACCCTTACCAATCACGTCACGGATCTTATCAGGGTTGATGTTGATCACTTCAAAGGTTGGTGCATGTGCATTGATTTCTGAACGCGCACGTGAAATGACTTTGTTCATTTCATTCAGGATGTGCATACGACCAGCAAATGCTTGGTTTAATGCAACTTCCATAATCTCTTCAGTAATTCCTTCGATCTTGATGTCCATTTGAAGTGCGGTAATACCGTTGGCAGAACCCGCGACTTTAAAGTCCATATCACCAAGATGATCTTCATCACCTAAGATGTCAGAAAGCACTGCGAAACGCTCGCCTTCTTTTACCAAGCCCATTGCGATACCCGCAACTGGTGCTTTCAATGGCACACCAGCATCCATCAGTGATAGTGAAGCACCACATACAGACGCCATAGACGATGAACCGTTAGATTCAGTAATATCAGATACGATACGAATCACGTACGGGAAGCGGTCAGCAGCTGGAAGAACCGCCTGAACACCACGACGTGCCAAACGACCATGACCAATTTCACGACGTTTAGGGCCAGATTCACGGCCTGTTTCACCCACAGAGTATGCAGGGAAGTTATAGTGCAACATGAAGTTGTCAGTTTTGGTACCCGCAAGCGTATCCACCATCAACGCATCACGGGTATTACCCAAAGTCGTTGTTACTAAGGCCTGAGTTTCACCACGGGTGAATAGCGCAGAACCGTGTGCACGGTCTAATACACCCACTTGTACGTCGATACCACGAACAGTTTTGGTATCACGGCCATCAATACGCGGCTTACCTGACAAGATGTTGTCACGTACAGTACGGTATTTCAGGTCTTCAAATAATTCGTTCACCTCATCCGCAATACCGGTTTCGTCATTTTCAGGAACGAACTGCGCTACTGCTTCTGCATACAAAGCATCAAGTGCTGCATAACGGTCTTGTTTCACCGCAATGGTATATGCTTCAGAGATTTTCGCTTCGAAAGCCGTTTTTAATTGCTCAAGCAATGCTTCGTTTTTGCTTGGTGCAACCCAAGTCGATTCAACCGCGCCCGCAGCCGCAGCAAATTCTTTGATCGCTTGAATTGCAATTTGCATTTCGTCATGACCGAAAAGCACAGCACCGAGCATTTGGTCTTCTGAAAGCTCTTTCGCTTCAGATTCAACCATCAATACAGCTGATTCAGTCCCTGCAACCACAAGGTCAAGGTCAGATTGTGCAAGTTGTTCAAAGTTCGGGTTAAGAACGTATTCGCCGTTGATCAAACCAACACGCGCGCCGCCAATTGGACCACGGAATGGCGTACCTGCAATTGACAATGCAGCAGATGTACCCAACATTGCAGCAATATCGGCATCCATGGTTTTGTCAGAAGAAACAACCGTTGCGGTTACCTGGATTTCATTGAAATAACCTTCTGGGAACAATGGACGAATTGGACGGTCAATCAAGCGAGAAATCAACGTTTCAGCTTCAGAAGCACGACCTTCGCGCTTACCATAACCACCTGGGATACGACCAGCAGCATATTGTTTTTCTTGATAGTTTACAGTTAACGGGAAGAAATCTTGACCCGCTTTTGCTTTAGGCTGAGCCACAACAGCAACGAGAACAGTCACGCCACCCATGGTAACTAAAACTGTATTTGCTTGGCGTGCAACACGACCCGTTTCTAAAACAACTTGGTGTTGACCAAATTGGAATTCTTTACGAACGATATTAAACATTGACATGTATTATATTTTCCTAGTTTTATTCTAGTGAGACCCCTAAGGTTTGGCATTCAGACTACCACTACTGTGTAGATAAATGACAAAGCTTAGAAGCCATCACACTAGATCAAAATTTTTAAATAAATTTAAACACAAAGAAGGAGCGAACAAGCGCCCCTTCTAAAGTCATCTAAGATAAATTAGATGAAACTCTCTTTTCAGCAATAAAGCATAACAACATGCGAAATAGCGAAAACAAAGTAAAATCGAATTAACGACGTAAACCTAATGCGCCGATCAAAGCAACATAACGACCGTGATCTTTACCGTTTAAGTAGTCAAGTAATTTACGACGTTGGTTAACCATACGAATCAAACCACGACGGCTGTGATGGTCATGTTTGTGTTCTTTAAAGTGACCTTGCAAATCATTGATTTGTGCAGTCAATAAAGCAACTTGTACTTCAGGTGAACCAGTGTCGTTTTCAGCACGAGCAAATTTAGCGATGATCTCTGCGCGATCAGTGTTAGTTAAAGCCATTCGATTTCTCCGAGATGCTTACAAAAATAAATGATATTGATCAGTTGGGAACCAACCGACTGCCGTGCATCACTACAGCAAGGCGGTTATTTTAAGTGATCTATCGCTATATTGCAAAATTGTTTTCGATGCGCGGGCAATTCGGCAGCTGACAGCGTTACACAAAATAGGCACACTAGCCTGATTCTGTTTTCAATTTATGACAGAGAAGAAAGAAAACGAAAATATTGCGAGGGAATCGTGAAAATTTTATCAACCAATACCTGTTATGTACCGCATGATCTGAGTCAAGTGATTCGCAGCAAAGATGAAGTCTCGGCTGAATTCGGGGGAATGACTGAAAAGCAGATTGAAAAAATATGGAACAGTGTTGAAAGCCTATATAAAACAGGAAACTACCCACTCATTACCTTATGTTTACGTCGTCAGGGACAAATTCTTCTCAATCGTAGCATTGGGTATGCACAAGGCAATTCAGCTGAGGGTCTAGCAACGGATGCCAAGATTGGCACCCCCGATACGCCCGTCTGTCTGTTTTCAGCTTCCAAGATGGTGACAGCGATGTTGATCCATATGCTGGATGAACGAGGTGCTTTGAACCTGCTTGATCCGATTAGCTATTACATTCCTGAATATGGGGTCAATGGTAAACGTCGGGCCACCATTTTTCATTTGCTCTCCCATCGTGGCGGTATTCCGCGTATCGACACTGAAGTCACGCCTGAGCTTTTATTTAATCAAGCAGAGATATTAAAACTACTCTATGCTGCAAAGCCTGTGTCTCCATCAGGCACCCATCTTGCTTATCATGCCGTCACGGCGGGTTATATTCTGGGTGAGATTGTGCAACGGGTGACAGGGCAAAGTGTGCGTGAGTTTTTAGCTGAGCACGTTGAGAAGCCAATGGGATTAGACTATTTCAACTATGGTTTAAAACCTGAATATCGCGCTGATGTTGCGCTGAACTATGCCACAGGAATTCATCCAAGCTTGGGGACAGACCATTATCTCAATCATGTGCTGGGTGGTGGCCTACAACTCGCAGTCGATGTCACCAATGATCGTCGCTTTATGGACACCATTTGCCCTGCTGGAAATATTTATACCAGTGCCGAACAGGTTGGGCGTTTCTTTGAAATGCTGCTTAGTGGCGGTGCCTATAAAGACCAGCAGATTATGAGCGCCCAAACCGTTTTTAGATCCACCCTACCGACCTCGGGTGTCAGTCTGGATCGAACCTTATTGGCACCGATGCGTTATGCATTAGGTCCAATGCTGGGCAGTAATCCAGTGGGTTTATTTGGCCCAATGACTGGGCAAGCCTTTGGCCATATCGGCTTTTCCAATATTCTCTGTTGGGCTGATCCAGAACGCGATATCAGTGTATCTTTATTAACTACTGGAAAATCCGTTGTTGGCACCCACCTCCCTGCTTTAGCCAGAACGCTGTATCAAATTTCAGCCAACTGCCCGAAGATTGCCAAAAATCAGCGCCGCTCGTTGTTTGCCACAGACCGTACCGAGGCAGATTTAGTTTAATTTGCGCCATTCAGCAGACATAAAAAAGCCCAAGTAAACTTGGGCTTTTGCGCTTAGGGTTTATTGTTATCGTTTTGTCATTTTTATTTTTTATTCTCTTTTTTCTTCATCATTCAAACCCTCTGAATGTAAATTACCCATCCTTTTCTTTA
The DNA window shown above is from Acinetobacter colistiniresistens and carries:
- a CDS encoding EstA family serine hydrolase — translated: MKILSTNTCYVPHDLSQVIRSKDEVSAEFGGMTEKQIEKIWNSVESLYKTGNYPLITLCLRRQGQILLNRSIGYAQGNSAEGLATDAKIGTPDTPVCLFSASKMVTAMLIHMLDERGALNLLDPISYYIPEYGVNGKRRATIFHLLSHRGGIPRIDTEVTPELLFNQAEILKLLYAAKPVSPSGTHLAYHAVTAGYILGEIVQRVTGQSVREFLAEHVEKPMGLDYFNYGLKPEYRADVALNYATGIHPSLGTDHYLNHVLGGGLQLAVDVTNDRRFMDTICPAGNIYTSAEQVGRFFEMLLSGGAYKDQQIMSAQTVFRSTLPTSGVSLDRTLLAPMRYALGPMLGSNPVGLFGPMTGQAFGHIGFSNILCWADPERDISVSLLTTGKSVVGTHLPALARTLYQISANCPKIAKNQRRSLFATDRTEADLV
- a CDS encoding dicarboxylate/amino acid:cation symporter, with the translated sequence MLVDHVATGQDDQQPPKKPKFYQILYVQVIFAIVAGILLGHFFPEFGESLKPLGEAFIKMVKMIIAPVIFLTVVTGIAGMKNIGSVGRVTGKAMIYFLTFSTLALIVGLIVGNVIEPGHGLNIDPSTLHSTKVDEYAAKAHESTITGFLMNIIPDTLVSPFVSGQILQVLFVAVLFGLALAKSGDLGRPVTDFLQQLTTPVFTLVGMLMKFAPIGAFGAMAFTIGAYGISSIGNLMLLIATFYITALLFVIVILGAVARYNGFSIIDLIRYIKDELWLVLGTSSSEAALPSLMAKMEKAGCEKSVVGLVIPTGYSFNLDGTNIYMTLAALFIAQACNIELTLTQQITILLVAMLSSKGAAGITGAGFITLAATLSVVPAIPVAGMALILGIDRFMSECRALTNLVGNACATIVVAKWDNALDKEQLDQALKYGVVEKTEM
- the rpsO gene encoding 30S ribosomal protein S15, with the translated sequence MALTNTDRAEIIAKFARAENDTGSPEVQVALLTAQINDLQGHFKEHKHDHHSRRGLIRMVNQRRKLLDYLNGKDHGRYVALIGALGLRR
- the pnp gene encoding polyribonucleotide nucleotidyltransferase, which encodes MFNIVRKEFQFGQHQVVLETGRVARQANTVLVTMGGVTVLVAVVAQPKAKAGQDFFPLTVNYQEKQYAAGRIPGGYGKREGRASEAETLISRLIDRPIRPLFPEGYFNEIQVTATVVSSDKTMDADIAAMLGTSAALSIAGTPFRGPIGGARVGLINGEYVLNPNFEQLAQSDLDLVVAGTESAVLMVESEAKELSEDQMLGAVLFGHDEMQIAIQAIKEFAAAAGAVESTWVAPSKNEALLEQLKTAFEAKISEAYTIAVKQDRYAALDALYAEAVAQFVPENDETGIADEVNELFEDLKYRTVRDNILSGKPRIDGRDTKTVRGIDVQVGVLDRAHGSALFTRGETQALVTTTLGNTRDALMVDTLAGTKTDNFMLHYNFPAYSVGETGRESGPKRREIGHGRLARRGVQAVLPAADRFPYVIRIVSDITESNGSSSMASVCGASLSLMDAGVPLKAPVAGIAMGLVKEGERFAVLSDILGDEDHLGDMDFKVAGSANGITALQMDIKIEGITEEIMEVALNQAFAGRMHILNEMNKVISRARSEINAHAPTFEVININPDKIRDVIGKGGATIRAITEETKAAIDIEDNGTVRVFGETKAAAKAAIAKIQALTAEVEPGTIYVGKVIRIVEFGAFVNILPGTDGLLHISQISNERIANVTDVLKEGQDVKVQVADVDNRGRIKLTMKDIEQA
- a CDS encoding magnesium transporter CorA family protein — its product is MQLYYFYRHNSENTIFISAEQQTEHTLEFLWVDSLRQDLVNHTEAWQKNIYEHTGLVLNEFHLRDLLNIEHPCAFDTVEEYDLLVFRKLISPDDQILANENASESHESVFGLATTPMSFILTPNILVSVREQGNKAVESYIQRIQTIMGRPIIEQNKPRKLAGTSADLCLRLLNSMIDGYLNLRTPLTRRVEYWQQQLLQGNRRFKQWHQLFHEDMAFQQIENLCEEQIETLQEFRDELVDNYHHVVGEHKHKAQDILLVRLNDLMSHVERVQKHTLRLRSAIQSAIDLHFSAIANQTNENMRILAIITAVFAPLTLLTGVYGMNFEFIPGLKSPVGFWIMLGVMLMSTVLLLYYFYQQHLVGRGERSVIDLLAQQHRQRNFNLLWFLDYEPIKQTLKEVEKMTKLK